Part of the Paeniglutamicibacter sulfureus genome, CCATGATGATGATCAGGTCGGCCTTGGCGAAGTCCTCGTACTGGACCGCGCTCTTGCCCACCCCGATGCTCTCGGTCATGGCCACTCCCGTGGATTCGTGGCACATGTTCGAGCAGTCGGGCAGGTTGTTGGTGCCGAAGGCGCGCGCGAAAAGCTGGTAGGTGAAGGCTACCTCGTTGCTGGCCCGGCCCGAGGTGTAGAAGGTCGCCTCGTCGGGGGAAGCCAGCGCGTGCAGTTCCCTGGCGATCAGGCCGAAGGCGTTCTCCCAGGAGACCGGTCGGTAGTGCTCGCTGTTGGGGGGCTTGTAGACAGGTTCGACCAGGCGGCCCTGTTGCCCCAGCCAGTACTCACTGCGTTCCTTGAGCTCGGAGACCGGGTGCCCGGCCCAAAATTCGGTGGGCACCTTCAGCGGGTCGGCCTCCCAGGCCACCGCCTTGGCCCCGTTCTCGCAGAACTCGGCGACCTTGCGGTGCGGCGGATCGGGCCAGGCGCAGCTCATGCAGTCAAAGCCGTCCTTCTGGTTCATGTGCAGCAGCGTACCGGCCGCCCGCCGCGGACCCATTTCCCCCAGGGCCAGCGGAATGGACGCCAACAGCCCCGGAAGGCCCCCGGCGCTGCGCTTGGGCGGGCCCACCGCCAGGTTCTCGTCGGTGACGTCGTCCTTCAGCGGCTTGCCTGCCATGGGAATCAGAGCCCCTTCGTCGGACCTCCCGCGGCCCGGTCGGAATACGCTCCGGCACCGGGCCGAAGCCATGTGCCTTCAGGTCTAGCACCGGGACGGGTGGCATTCAAGGGCCCCGACGCGGTAGCTGTCACCCGCCGCCGATGTGAAACACTGGAGCCCGGCCCCGGATCCCCCGGAATGCCCCATTGACATGAGGAGAGCCTGGATGAAGGAACCCGCCGGGCGCCCCGGATACTCCCTGCTGGCGATCCTGCTGGTCGCCGTCGGCATCGGCCCCCTGTTGACCTATGGGCTGAGCGCCGTCAGCGCGCTGGTCATCACCGAGCTGGGAATCAGCGAGGCGCAGTTCGGGCTGCTGGCCACCGTCTGCTTTGGCGCGGGGGCCGTCGGCAATGCCGCCTTCGGCCGCTTCACCGACAAGCAACCCGATGCCCGCCTGCTGGCGCTGGTCTTCGCCCTGGCCACACTGTCCCTGTTGCTCGCCGCGATCCCCGGCGGCTACGTGCTGCTGCTGGTCGCCTCGGGCCTTGCCGGCCTGGCCCAGTCCTTCCCCAACGGCGTCACCAACCGGATCCTTGCCGAACGCGTCCCGGAAGGACAGCGCATCGGCTGGATCGGCATCAAGCAATCAGGCGTGCAGGTCAGCCAGCTGGTGGCAAGCCTCGGCTTCCCCGCCCTGGCCGCCTGGATCGGCTGGCACGGGGCCAGCGGCGCGGGTGCCGCGGCCGCGGTGCTGCTGGGCGTGGTGGCGCTGCGCGTGCTCAAGGCCGTCCCGCTGCTGCCCAAGATCCCGATACCGGTGGGCGAGGTGCCCGCCGGCGGCCCGGCCCCGGCCCCGCCCAGCACCAGGTTCCTGATCTGGGCGCTAGCCGCCTTCGGCTTCGTCAACGGCATGGGCGTGCAGGCCACCAACGTCTACCTCTCGCTCTATGCGGTGCGCGAACTCGACTTCTCCCTGGTGCTCGGCGGCGTGGCCGCCGCTGCGGCCGGGGCAATCGGCGTGGCCGCGCGCGTGGGCTGGGGACGGATGATGTCCCGCGGCATGGCGGCCCCGCCGCTTTTGCTGTTGCTTGCCCTGCTGGCGCTCGCCGGTGCCGGGGTGTTCCTGGCCGCCGGGGCCACCGGGTCGGCGCTGCTGCTCTGGCTGGCCGTGGCCCTGCACGGGGCCTCGGCCCTGGGGGTCTCGGTGGTGCTCATGGCCGCGGTGGTGCGCAGCGTCCCGTCTTCCTCGATGGGCATGGCCACCGGGATGGTCACCGCCGGGCAGTTCGGCGGCTTCACCGTGGGCCCGCTGGTCATGGGGACCCTGGTCGGCTCGGCCGGCGGCTTTGCGCTGGGGTGGACGGCCGTCGCCGGCATCTACCTGCTCTGCGTGGCCTTGGGCCTTTACCTGGTGCTGCGCCGGCGCCGGCGCAACCGGAGGGCCTCCGCCTAAGCTCGCCGGGACGCCGAGCCGCCGGGCCGCCGGGCCGGGATCCCGGAGCGCGGGGCCTGGCCCGGCCGGGGTGCGGGCCGCACCTCGGCCGGCGCCGGGCGCCGTCGACAGGTACGGGGAACCCCATTTCACGGGCACTATTCCCGGGCCTCGACAACCCTCGCCCGCGGGTGGGGGAAGCCCTACAATGTGAGCATCAGGCGAGTGGCACCGGGCCCACCGGACCCGGGACCCTCATCCCCGGACAAAGGAATTTCCATGGGCACCACACCGAAGGCCTCCCAGCGAATGACCCCCGAACAGCGCCGGGTGGCGGGGGCCACCATGATCGGCACCACGGTCGAGTGGTACGACTATTTCATTTATGCCAACGCCGCCGCCCTGGTCCTGGCCCCGCTGTTCTTCTCGCAGCTGGAGGGAACGGTGGCCTCGATCGTCTCGTTCGCCACCGTGGGAATCAGCTTCCTCTTCCGCCCCTTCGGCGCGGTGGTGATGGGCCGGGTCGGGGACCGCTACGGGCGCCGGGTCGTACTGATCATCACCTTGATCCTGATGGGCGCGGGCACCACGCTGATCGGCGTGCTGCCCACCTACGCCACCATCGGGGTGTGGGCGCCGATCCTCCTGGTGTTCCTGCGCGTCGTCCAGGGCTTCTCCGCCGGCGGCGAGTGGGGCGGGGCGGCGCTGATGGCCGTCGAGCATGCCCCGGCCGATCGGCGCGGCAGGTTCGGGGCCTTCCCGCAGCTGGGCGTTCCGGCCGGAATGCTGCTGGCCGCCGGGGTCACGGCCATCTTCGCCGCGGCGCTGACGGAGGAGCAGTTCCTGGCCTGGGGCTGGCGGGTGCCCTTCTTGCTGAGCTTCGTGCTGATCCTGATCGGGCACTACATCCGCACCCGGGTCGAGGAGTCCCCGGTCTTCCACCAGATGGAGGCCACGAAGCAGACCGAGACCGCACCGCTGTCCACCCTCTTCCGGCAGCACCCGGGCAAGGTCGTCCAGGCCACGCTGGTCTTCATGGGCAACAACGCCGCCGGCTACATGCTCACCGGCGGCTTCATCCTCGGCTACGCCACCAAGCGCCTGGGGCTGGACGCCGGCACCATCCTGAACATCATCACCATCGGCTCGGTGGCCTGGCTGGTTTCCACCTGGGTCTCCGGGGTGGCCTCGGACCGCATCGGCCGGCGCAAGATGTACATCATCGGATGGGTGGCCATGCTCGCCTGGCTCTACCCGCTCTTCCTGCTCATCGACACCGGAGAGATCGCCATGGTCGCCTTGGCACTGATCGTCTTCGGCGCGGTGATGGGCCTGTCCTACGGACCGCTGCCGGCCCTTTACGCCGAGCTGTTCCCGGCCCGCATCCGGCTCAGCGGATCCTCCATCAGCTACGCCCTGGGCGCGGTGCTCGGCGGGGCCTTCGCCCCCACCATCGCCACCGCCCTCGTGGGATCGTTCAACACGACGGTGGCGGTGTCGACCTACCTGTTCCTGCTCGTCGCGGTTTCGCTGGTTGCCACGATCACGCTCAAGGACCAGACGGGCACCAACCTCTACCTCGGGGACGAGGACCTCAAGCCGCTGGAAACCGACGAAACGCCCGGACCCATGTACGACCCCTAGGCGTTTGACGCGCCAGCGACACCAGCGGACCCTCGAACCCCGCCCGGCGGCGTGGCTCCCGGCCGATTCCGTAGCCAACGCCGCGTTGCCCCCATCGGATCCCGTGCCGATTCGCAGAGGTCCTCAAGTGGGGCAACGCATCAAGCCCCGCGGCGGCTGTTAATGGGTCAACGCGAGATCTTGCCAGCCAATGGGCTGGAATTGTTTGATCGGCGCACCGGACGGTGCGGATTCCGACAATGCCGTCGAGAGGAACCGTTCCATGTCATCCGAGAAGCTGCTCCGGCTAGCCGGTTTGGCCGCGATCGCGGCAGGGATTCTTTCCATCATCGGGGATGTGCTGAGCCTGGGTGTCGACCTGGAGGCCGCCGACGCAGCCGGCGACGTCTCGCAAAGAATCGTGTTTGGCTTCTACCTGCTCGGCACCGTGTTGCTGCTCCTCGGGTTGACCGGGCTGTACGCCAGCCAGTCCCGGGCCGCGGGGATTCTTGGCTTTGCCGGATTCCTGCTCGCCTTCGCCGGGACCGCGCTGACGGTGGGGGCGATCTGGTTCGAGTTCTTCGTGGTCCCCGATTTGGCGGCCCAAGCCCCGGATGTGGCGACCGGAGAGCTGGGATTCACGGGATTCGCGCTTTCCTTCCTGATCGCCGCCGTCGGCTGGGTTCTCTTCGCCATCGCGACACTCCGTGCCGGCGTCTATCCGCGACTCGCCGCCGGGCTTCTCCTTGCGGGGGCACTGGTCTCTTTCGTCCCGCTCTTCGCCCAGGTGCCGGCAACGGGACTACTCCTCTCGGTTGCCATCGTCGTGCTCGGATTTTTCCTGTGGAGGCGCCACGGGGCCCCGGCCCGGATCGGTCAACGGCGCACCAAGTAGTGCAGGTGAAGCACCCGGTTGCCCTGAATCACGACGTCGGGATCCCCCAACAGGTGCTGTGCACGGACTGACCCGAAGTAGCGCTTGCCTGACCCGAACACGACGGGTACGACGTCCATGCGCACCTCGTCGACCAGGCCCGCGGCAAGCACCTGGCCACCGACGTCGCCAACGGAGACCTCGACGATGCGCTCACCCGCGAGCTCCTGAGCCTTGGCCACGGCTGCCTCGACGCCGTCGACGAAGTGAAATGGAGCCTCGGGGTCCCAGCCCTCCGGCTTGGGGCGGTGCGTCACGACGACCACGTGGTCTACCCCGCTTGGGGGCTTCCCGTCCCAGCCCTCGGTCATGTCGAAGACGTGGCGGCCCACAATTGTCGCCCCGATTTGGTCCCAGTACGGCCGGGTGTAGTCGTAGGACGCCTGCGACACCTTCAACGCCCCGCTCTCATCCAGCGGCACATCGCCGGCGGACAACCAGTCGAACAGCGGTCCGGGCTGGTCGTTCTCGTCCGCGACGAAGCCGTCCACCGACACCGATCCGTACATGACCACCTTGCCCACGGGACTCTCCTTTGCTTTGGGGGTGCCCAATATTAACCGGAGCGGACTCGCCTTGCAACAGGAAGGCACGGCAGGACTGTGGCAGTCGGCCAAGACCACTGAGTACCGACAGTTCAAGGCGATGATGATCTCCCTGGAACGGACCACGCAGGCGGCCTCGGGCACGCCGCAGGCCGATGCGGGGGCAGGCGGCCCCCGCGCAGGCGCGCTCTGCTCCTTCGATCTGGCGGACTCCGGCATGAGCTGCGCGCAGGCCGCGTCGTTTGTGCAGAAGCTCTCGGGCACCCGGCCAGGCGCCGGCGGCGTCGAGATCATGGGCCACGGCGCGTGCGAAATGCCGTATCCCGGTCTCTGCGGCAGGTGCATCATGGAAGACACCGGGGTCACCTTCCGCTACGAGTTGAAGCAGTAGCCCGGAACCCCCTGGCACCGCGCAAGCCACTGGTCGGAAGGGTGCCGGGAGGCCTGTTTACGGGACAGGTTCGGACCCGGACAGTCCAAGGCGAAGCCGCTCGGCTTAGCGCAGCCCTCGCGCGAGTGTAGATTCTAGGGATGGTTCACAGCACTTTCACTGATTTCGACTCCCCTCCCAACACCGACGGCAATGACGTGTTTCACGAGGCCCGCAGGCGCCGGACGTTTGCCATCATTGCGCACCCCGACGCCGGCAAGTCGACATTGACCGAGGCCTTGGCCCTGCATGCGCGGGTCATCACGAAGGCAGGTGTGACGCACGGTAAGCAGGGGCGCCAGGCGAGCATGTCCGACTGGGGCACCATGGAACGCGAACGCGGGATCTCCATCAGCTCCACTGCATTGCGGTTCGAACACGGCGATGTCATTTTCAATCTGCTCGACACCCCGGGGCACGCGGACTTCTCCGAGGACACCTACCGGGTGCTGACGGCCGTGGACTGCGCCATCATGCTTGTCGATTCCTCACGGGGAATGGAAACCCAGACCCTGAAGCTCTTTGCCGTCTGCAAGGAACTTGGGCTGCCGGTGGTCACCGTGTTCAACAAATGGGACCGTCCCGGACAGGAAACGTTGCAGCTGCTAGATGAGGTCCAGGATGCCACCGGCAGGATGCCGGTGCCCTTGAACTGGCCCGTGGGCATCGCAGGCGACTTCCGTGGCCTGTACAACCCGGAAAGCGGAACCTACACGCGCTTATCTCGCACCAATGCCGGCGCCAGCCTCGCACAGGCCGACGAACTGAGCCCCGAAGAGGCCGCCCTGGACGCCGGGGACTCGTGGGAAGCCGCCCGCGAAGACTGCGACATGGCCGTCGCCCTCAATGGCGGCTTTGACGGGGAAGATTTCTTGGCCGGTCGGGCCACTCCGGTGCTTTTCGCTGCTGCGGCGTCCAACTTCGGGGTCGCCCCGCTCTTGGATTTCCTGGTGAACCGGGCGCCCGCGCCTGGTCCGCGCGCGGATGAGGCCGGCACCTTACGTGCATTGGATTCGGATTTCTCCGGGTTCGTCTTCAAGATGCAGTCGGGCATGAACCCGAACCACCACGACAAGCTTGCCTTTGTCCGGGTGTGCTCCGGGACCTTCCGGCGGGGCATGGCACTACGGAACGATTCAACGGCAAAGCCCGTTTCCTCCAAGTACACCCACCACATGAGCGGCAGGGACCGCGATTCAGCGGATGAATCGTGGCCCGGTGACGTGGTGGGCTTCAGCAATGTCAGCGGTTTGCGGATCGGCGATACGGTGCATGCCG contains:
- a CDS encoding MFS transporter, with amino-acid sequence MKEPAGRPGYSLLAILLVAVGIGPLLTYGLSAVSALVITELGISEAQFGLLATVCFGAGAVGNAAFGRFTDKQPDARLLALVFALATLSLLLAAIPGGYVLLLVASGLAGLAQSFPNGVTNRILAERVPEGQRIGWIGIKQSGVQVSQLVASLGFPALAAWIGWHGASGAGAAAAVLLGVVALRVLKAVPLLPKIPIPVGEVPAGGPAPAPPSTRFLIWALAAFGFVNGMGVQATNVYLSLYAVRELDFSLVLGGVAAAAAGAIGVAARVGWGRMMSRGMAAPPLLLLLALLALAGAGVFLAAGATGSALLLWLAVALHGASALGVSVVLMAAVVRSVPSSSMGMATGMVTAGQFGGFTVGPLVMGTLVGSAGGFALGWTAVAGIYLLCVALGLYLVLRRRRRNRRASA
- a CDS encoding MFS transporter, with product MGTTPKASQRMTPEQRRVAGATMIGTTVEWYDYFIYANAAALVLAPLFFSQLEGTVASIVSFATVGISFLFRPFGAVVMGRVGDRYGRRVVLIITLILMGAGTTLIGVLPTYATIGVWAPILLVFLRVVQGFSAGGEWGGAALMAVEHAPADRRGRFGAFPQLGVPAGMLLAAGVTAIFAAALTEEQFLAWGWRVPFLLSFVLILIGHYIRTRVEESPVFHQMEATKQTETAPLSTLFRQHPGKVVQATLVFMGNNAAGYMLTGGFILGYATKRLGLDAGTILNIITIGSVAWLVSTWVSGVASDRIGRRKMYIIGWVAMLAWLYPLFLLIDTGEIAMVALALIVFGAVMGLSYGPLPALYAELFPARIRLSGSSISYALGAVLGGAFAPTIATALVGSFNTTVAVSTYLFLLVAVSLVATITLKDQTGTNLYLGDEDLKPLETDETPGPMYDP
- a CDS encoding dihydrofolate reductase family protein; this translates as MGKVVMYGSVSVDGFVADENDQPGPLFDWLSAGDVPLDESGALKVSQASYDYTRPYWDQIGATIVGRHVFDMTEGWDGKPPSGVDHVVVVTHRPKPEGWDPEAPFHFVDGVEAAVAKAQELAGERIVEVSVGDVGGQVLAAGLVDEVRMDVVPVVFGSGKRYFGSVRAQHLLGDPDVVIQGNRVLHLHYLVRR
- a CDS encoding peptide chain release factor 3, giving the protein MVHSTFTDFDSPPNTDGNDVFHEARRRRTFAIIAHPDAGKSTLTEALALHARVITKAGVTHGKQGRQASMSDWGTMERERGISISSTALRFEHGDVIFNLLDTPGHADFSEDTYRVLTAVDCAIMLVDSSRGMETQTLKLFAVCKELGLPVVTVFNKWDRPGQETLQLLDEVQDATGRMPVPLNWPVGIAGDFRGLYNPESGTYTRLSRTNAGASLAQADELSPEEAALDAGDSWEAAREDCDMAVALNGGFDGEDFLAGRATPVLFAAAASNFGVAPLLDFLVNRAPAPGPRADEAGTLRALDSDFSGFVFKMQSGMNPNHHDKLAFVRVCSGTFRRGMALRNDSTAKPVSSKYTHHMSGRDRDSADESWPGDVVGFSNVSGLRIGDTVHAGEAVSFPRLPHFNAEHFRMVRSLDAGRAKAFARGISHLEEEGTIQVLYRSSGTSQSPIFAAVGVLQFDVALDRLKREFNAPAVIEEALPYEMARDLYGPDPVQTAKAAAVEVVYRSNGNPVGLFRNQWKLGRTMADSPELFGITGDEAK